The DNA sequence CGGCATGTTGTTCGGGCAAGCCATCGGCGTGCTCGGTGCGATATGATGCCAAGGCTTCTTCGGCTTTTTCTAGTTCTAAGCTGCTAATGCTTAAGTGCTCACGCAAAAAGCGCTCAGAGTCTTGGATTGAAGAACGGGAAGGCGCCAGTAACTGCTCGATGAAATGTGTTGAGACTGTTTCTAGCAATTCACTCATGCCCTTCGGATTAGCTGATTTATAATCGATCCTAATTAAATCTTTACCCACTTGGCGTACGGTTAGTGCTGATGATAATCGCTTAATTACTTGCTCTTTGCGTAAGGGGCTATCACTCTCAAACATCAAACCTTGTTCTATGGCCACTTCACTTAAAACATGTCGGCTATGTAATAAGGTGGTTAAGGCTTCCATCCGTCCTTCAACGTTGGCAGATACAGCTAGGTCTTCTAAAAATGGATTTAAACTGGCAGTTTCCTGTACCAACATACTCGTATGCGAGGCATATTGCTTATCAGACATTAGTGATACTAAGGCACCAGCAATAGGCATAAGTAATATTGGTAAAGCAATTAAATAACGTCGACGCCACAGCGCATCAACGATTAAATAAATTCTTGGTAGTAACTCGCCCATTGTATTCTCCACTTTATTCAAGCCTTGAAATGCGAATTTCGTACCATTATTTTTTTATTCTTAGTATCAGACACTTAGAGGAAATGTTAAGCAAACATTTAGTGCTCTTTGCAATTTGCAAGATAAGCGATAACCGCAAGGTACATTCAAGAAATATGAGCGTGACAAGGAGGACTTGCCTAGCACAAATCTACATACGCCGCTTCACGGATAGTCGCGAGGGTGACTATTGAAGGTATTTCTCAAAAATCATATCGTAGCTGCCATCTTGCTTCATTGCTGCGAGCGCCTTGTTGTATTCCCTAATGACGATGGAAAAGTCTCGTTTTTTAGTGAATGCTAAATAACTAGGAATGGCTTCTATAGGAGGTGATAACTGCTTTATTCTATGCGCTGCGCCCAGTGTTTTTGCAGTACTAAAAACCACATGCCGATATGAGGGTATCAAATCTACTCGACCAGCCAGTAGTTTTCTAAGATTACTTTTTGAGCTTTGAGCTTCATCAACAGTCTTGAATAAGCCCTGCTCTAAAGCAGCATCAAGCCTTGGACCGTAGCTAGTTGCATTGATGATGCCGATTGAATTATCTGCCAATTGTTGAAGGTCACCATCATAGGTGATGGTCGAATCAATTGAGACAAACAATGCTTGAATCTGGGTTATCAGTACTTCGCTAGTGTAAGTGAGGTATTTCTGTCGTTCATCAGTTAAATACAGGGAGAAGATGCCATCAACAGTGCCTTCTTGGGCAGATTTCAAACACCTGGCCCAAGGCATTAGCTTAATGTCAACGGTGTAACCCGCTCTGGTAAACGCTTGGTTTATAACATCCACTAAAATACCGGTTTGTTCACCGTTTTCTAGATATGAGGTTGGGATACTGCCAGCGGCAGCGGCAAGCACTATTTTTTCGGCGTAAACCTTTTCAGAATGAATCAGTTGCATTGACAATACAAACAGCAGAACTTTAAACATGAGGTTTGCCTTTGGCCACCCAACAAATGATGTTCTTATACAAAGACTTTAAGACATACCACTGATTTTACAAGCTCATCGCCAATTGAGTACCACAGGGCAATTGGTAATCGGTATTTCGGCCCTTACAGCGGTAGAGAGCATAACACTTGGACCGGCCTACTATAGGTAACACCAGCAAACCAAACCCTAAGCAACATCACCACGATATTTGTCATATTGGGATATACGGAGTTGAATCATTTGTGCGGGGTCTAACCTATCCCTATTGATTAGGCCCCCATTGTTAAGCGTTAGGCCATCAGCCTAATCTCTTCGAATACCACAGCAGTCGAGTCGACAGTACTCCTCAATATAGAGTCATTTCTTAGATGCCAGGACTTCCTCTAACTCAAGCCCCGTTAGGCTATGAATTGTGCGCCACAAGTAATAAAAAATAGCCATCATCATTACCATCGAGGGTAGCGCTATCATCGGGTAACTATAGAGAGTTAACTGGCCAAGCTGTTCATTAAATGCCGACGTTCCAGCTGGGCTAGTCACTAGCCATTTGGCGAGGATATAGTTCATGCTTGCCGAAAAGGCGAAGGAGCCGGCGACAAAATAGGTGGCCTTTAGTAAGCGGCTTTCAAAGGCAGCACTGCTGTTATGTTCAGCTAAACGTTGTTGGATTTTTTCCACATCCATAATATCAGGGTTAAACAGCAAGGTTTTAACCAAAGGATAAGGGGTAAAGGTAGAGACTAAAACGGCGATGCCTATTACCGCGGGTATAGCCGCTTCTTTAAT is a window from the Agarivorans sp. TSD2052 genome containing:
- a CDS encoding substrate-binding periplasmic protein, producing the protein MFKVLLFVLSMQLIHSEKVYAEKIVLAAAAGSIPTSYLENGEQTGILVDVINQAFTRAGYTVDIKLMPWARCLKSAQEGTVDGIFSLYLTDERQKYLTYTSEVLITQIQALFVSIDSTITYDGDLQQLADNSIGIINATSYGPRLDAALEQGLFKTVDEAQSSKSNLRKLLAGRVDLIPSYRHVVFSTAKTLGAAHRIKQLSPPIEAIPSYLAFTKKRDFSIVIREYNKALAAMKQDGSYDMIFEKYLQ
- a CDS encoding VC0807 family protein, translated to MKSSPTHKPRPLVDLIVSIVLPSFILMKLSGDDALGASGGLIAALAFPLGWGLFELIRYRKFNFIALLGLVSVLLTGGIGLFELDTKWLAIKEAAIPAVIGIAVLVSTFTPYPLVKTLLFNPDIMDVEKIQQRLAEHNSSAAFESRLLKATYFVAGSFAFSASMNYILAKWLVTSPAGTSAFNEQLGQLTLYSYPMIALPSMVMMMAIFYYLWRTIHSLTGLELEEVLASKK